In one window of Pristiophorus japonicus isolate sPriJap1 chromosome 9, sPriJap1.hap1, whole genome shotgun sequence DNA:
- the epcam gene encoding epithelial cell adhesion molecule isoform X2, translated as MEQGRDFSETVISPHRKRLIPVSTECSVCMTNQFAKCQGSNCECTLQLSTDNTPIVNCSTLTSKCWMMKNEMYRIKNGIGTRRKPTEHAMLDNDGIYDPDCRDDGKFHPKQCNGTSTCWCVNSAGVRRTDKGDENQQCPELVTTFWFQIQLRHKAMDKEMDEAKLKEVITKSFAAYQVDPGYIEKIEYLKEDRYILVDLKQNRTVQTPTDLATAAYYIEKDVKGSSLFSSTYNRSILDDGIPFNGDKLSFEQAYVYYIDEKNPEFSMKQMTPGIIAVIVVVCLAIVAGLVVLFVTRRKAAKSHIYQKAEGRELDEIQKQQLTTS; from the exons AGTGTTCTGTATGTATGACAAACCAATTTGCCAAATGTCAGGGTTCCAATTGTGAGTGTACCTTGCAACTATCTACTGACAATACCCCTATAGTAAATTGCAGCACAT TGACTAGCAAATGCTGGATGATGAAGAATGAAATGTACAGAATAAAAAATGGAATTGGAACCCGCAGAAAGCCCACTGAGCATGCTATGTTGGATAATGATGGCATCTATGATCCTGATTGCCGGGATGACGGAAAATTCCATCCCAAGCAGTGTAATGGGACTAGCACCTGCTGGTGTGTAAACAGTGCAGGTGTTCGAAGGACTGACAAGGGTGATGAAAACCAGCAGTGCCCTGAACTTGTGACTACTTT TTGGTTTCAAATTCAACTGAGGCATAAAGCCATGGATAAAGAAATGGATGAAGCTAAACTTAAGGA AGTTATCACAAAGTCTTTTGCTGCCTACCAGGTGGACCCAGGCTACATCGAGAAGATTGAG tatcttAAGGAGGACCGGTATATCCTGGTGGATCTGAAACAAAATCGTACTGTGCAGACACCAACTGATCTTGCAACTGCTGCATATTATATAGAGAAGGAT GTCAAGGGTAGCAGCTTGTTCTCTTCCACATATAATAGATCAATTCTGGATGATGGGATCCCATTTAATGGAGATAAGCTTAGTTTTGAACAAGCTTATGTGTACTATATTGATGAAAAAAATCCAGAGTTCTCCATGAAGCAAATGACTCCTGGCATTATTGCAGTCATTGTGGTGGTGTGCCTTGCAATTGTTGCTGGACTTGTTGTGCTT TTTGTTACCAGAAGGAAGGCAGCCAAGTCTCACATCTATCAAAAGGCTGAG GGAAGAGAATTGGATGAAATTCAGAAACAGCAGCTGACTACCTCCTAA
- the epcam gene encoding epithelial cell adhesion molecule isoform X1, with the protein MRVLGSLVLAVLALVAFAQEEEEEKECSVCMTNQFAKCQGSNCECTLQLSTDNTPIVNCSTLTSKCWMMKNEMYRIKNGIGTRRKPTEHAMLDNDGIYDPDCRDDGKFHPKQCNGTSTCWCVNSAGVRRTDKGDENQQCPELVTTFWFQIQLRHKAMDKEMDEAKLKEVITKSFAAYQVDPGYIEKIEYLKEDRYILVDLKQNRTVQTPTDLATAAYYIEKDVKGSSLFSSTYNRSILDDGIPFNGDKLSFEQAYVYYIDEKNPEFSMKQMTPGIIAVIVVVCLAIVAGLVVLFVTRRKAAKSHIYQKAEGRELDEIQKQQLTTS; encoded by the exons AGTGTTCTGTATGTATGACAAACCAATTTGCCAAATGTCAGGGTTCCAATTGTGAGTGTACCTTGCAACTATCTACTGACAATACCCCTATAGTAAATTGCAGCACAT TGACTAGCAAATGCTGGATGATGAAGAATGAAATGTACAGAATAAAAAATGGAATTGGAACCCGCAGAAAGCCCACTGAGCATGCTATGTTGGATAATGATGGCATCTATGATCCTGATTGCCGGGATGACGGAAAATTCCATCCCAAGCAGTGTAATGGGACTAGCACCTGCTGGTGTGTAAACAGTGCAGGTGTTCGAAGGACTGACAAGGGTGATGAAAACCAGCAGTGCCCTGAACTTGTGACTACTTT TTGGTTTCAAATTCAACTGAGGCATAAAGCCATGGATAAAGAAATGGATGAAGCTAAACTTAAGGA AGTTATCACAAAGTCTTTTGCTGCCTACCAGGTGGACCCAGGCTACATCGAGAAGATTGAG tatcttAAGGAGGACCGGTATATCCTGGTGGATCTGAAACAAAATCGTACTGTGCAGACACCAACTGATCTTGCAACTGCTGCATATTATATAGAGAAGGAT GTCAAGGGTAGCAGCTTGTTCTCTTCCACATATAATAGATCAATTCTGGATGATGGGATCCCATTTAATGGAGATAAGCTTAGTTTTGAACAAGCTTATGTGTACTATATTGATGAAAAAAATCCAGAGTTCTCCATGAAGCAAATGACTCCTGGCATTATTGCAGTCATTGTGGTGGTGTGCCTTGCAATTGTTGCTGGACTTGTTGTGCTT TTTGTTACCAGAAGGAAGGCAGCCAAGTCTCACATCTATCAAAAGGCTGAG GGAAGAGAATTGGATGAAATTCAGAAACAGCAGCTGACTACCTCCTAA
- the epcam gene encoding epithelial cell adhesion molecule isoform X3 codes for MTNQFAKCQGSNCECTLQLSTDNTPIVNCSTLTSKCWMMKNEMYRIKNGIGTRRKPTEHAMLDNDGIYDPDCRDDGKFHPKQCNGTSTCWCVNSAGVRRTDKGDENQQCPELVTTFWFQIQLRHKAMDKEMDEAKLKEVITKSFAAYQVDPGYIEKIEYLKEDRYILVDLKQNRTVQTPTDLATAAYYIEKDVKGSSLFSSTYNRSILDDGIPFNGDKLSFEQAYVYYIDEKNPEFSMKQMTPGIIAVIVVVCLAIVAGLVVLFVTRRKAAKSHIYQKAEGRELDEIQKQQLTTS; via the exons ATGACAAACCAATTTGCCAAATGTCAGGGTTCCAATTGTGAGTGTACCTTGCAACTATCTACTGACAATACCCCTATAGTAAATTGCAGCACAT TGACTAGCAAATGCTGGATGATGAAGAATGAAATGTACAGAATAAAAAATGGAATTGGAACCCGCAGAAAGCCCACTGAGCATGCTATGTTGGATAATGATGGCATCTATGATCCTGATTGCCGGGATGACGGAAAATTCCATCCCAAGCAGTGTAATGGGACTAGCACCTGCTGGTGTGTAAACAGTGCAGGTGTTCGAAGGACTGACAAGGGTGATGAAAACCAGCAGTGCCCTGAACTTGTGACTACTTT TTGGTTTCAAATTCAACTGAGGCATAAAGCCATGGATAAAGAAATGGATGAAGCTAAACTTAAGGA AGTTATCACAAAGTCTTTTGCTGCCTACCAGGTGGACCCAGGCTACATCGAGAAGATTGAG tatcttAAGGAGGACCGGTATATCCTGGTGGATCTGAAACAAAATCGTACTGTGCAGACACCAACTGATCTTGCAACTGCTGCATATTATATAGAGAAGGAT GTCAAGGGTAGCAGCTTGTTCTCTTCCACATATAATAGATCAATTCTGGATGATGGGATCCCATTTAATGGAGATAAGCTTAGTTTTGAACAAGCTTATGTGTACTATATTGATGAAAAAAATCCAGAGTTCTCCATGAAGCAAATGACTCCTGGCATTATTGCAGTCATTGTGGTGGTGTGCCTTGCAATTGTTGCTGGACTTGTTGTGCTT TTTGTTACCAGAAGGAAGGCAGCCAAGTCTCACATCTATCAAAAGGCTGAG GGAAGAGAATTGGATGAAATTCAGAAACAGCAGCTGACTACCTCCTAA